ACTGGTCATGTTGGCAATGTGGTGTAGGCCTAGCGTTCAGGAGGTGAACGACACCCCTGTTTGTCAGCACAAGGACACTGTCATGTCAACACGCGAAGGTGGAAGACGCAGAGCGAGGCGCGGCAGCCGGCCGGACCGGTCTTCGGGACAATTGCCGGAACCGATCGGGGTGTTCCGCAATCCGCTGCCGCCGGTCGAACTGCTGGGCCAGGATGATCTCAACCGGCTGATTGATGCAGCCTTCCGGGTGTTGCAGGAATCCGGGCTGGAGTTCCTGTCCGCCAGATGCCTGGACATACTGGAGAAGAACGGCTGCAAAGTTGATCGCGAGACCGGGGTGGCGCGGATGGATCGCGCAACGGTGGAGCACTTTGTCGGCCTCGCGCCTGAAAGCTTTGCCGTGCACGGCCGCAACCCGGAGCGTAATACGGTCATGGGCGGCAATTACATCAACTTCAATACCGTCGGCTCGCCGCCCAACATCAATGACCTGGATGATGGCCGGCGTCCGGGCACCTACCAGGCGCTTGTCGACCTGGTGAAACTGAACCATGCGCTCGGCGTGTGTCATACGATGGGCGGTTCCATCGTCGAACCGATGGACCTGCCGGTGCCGACCCGGCACCTGGACAATGCCTATGCCATCTTGAAATACACCGACCGGTCGGCGTTTGTGCGCACGGTGTCGGAATTCCGCGCGATGGACGCCATCGAGATGGTGGCCATTGCGCGTGATGTCGGCCTGGACCAGCTCAAGTCCGAATGCTCGCTGCTGACGTCGTTCAACGTCAACAGCCCTCGCCGGGTGGACGAGGAACTGCTCGAAGGCCTGTTGTGTTTCGGTGAATATGGCCAGGCGGTCGCGGTGACGCCGTTCACGCTGGCCGGCGCCATGAGCCCGGTGACGGTTGCCGGTGCACTGGTGCAGCAGACTGCGGAAGCGCTTGCCGTGATCGCCCTGTCACAAATGGCTAACCCCGGCGCGCCGGTGCTGTTCGGCGGGTTTACCTCCAATGTGGACATGAAATCCGGTGCGCCTGCCTTCGGCACGCCGGAATATGTCAAGGCGGTGCTGATCGGCGGCCAGATCGCGCGGTACTTCAAGCTGCCGTACCGGTCGTCGAACGTGAACGCATCGAATTGCGTGGATGCGCAGTCGACCTATGAGACAGCCATGTCCCTGTGGGCGGTGATCATGGGCCACGCCAATGTCGTGCATCACGGCCTCGGCTGGCTGGAGGGCGGCCTGTCGGCATCCATGGAGAAATGCGTGATCGACGCTGAAATGATCCGGCAATGGATAGCGTCGCTGGCGCCAATGGACATGAGCGACGAGGCGCTCGGGGTCGAGGCCATTGCCGGGGTTGAGCCGGGCGGGCACTTTTTCGGTGAGCAGCACACGCTGGCGCGGTTTGAAACGGCGTTCTACCAGCCGATGGTGTCCGACTGGCGCAATTTCGAGAACTGGGAGGAGGCCGGTTCGAAAACCGCCACCGAGCGCGCCAATGTTGTCTGGAAGCAAATGCTGGAAGCTTACGAAGAACCACCTATGGATGAGGCGGTGGATGAAGCGCTCAAGGATTACATGAACCGCCGCAAGCATGAACTCAAGGATGTGCAGCCCTAGGGTAGACCCATCAAGTCGTGAACTTCACAAGGGCCGCTTTAGCCTCTGTTTGCCATTCGGTCTGCAAGCTCCAACGACACTAATAATATGTGGCGGTTTCAACCCTACGGGACCACGTCGTGCTCAAGCCAATAGTTCTCGAGGGCCTGTTCTATCGTTGGATCGTGCCCAGCCCTGGCATCCAGTTTCCACCGGAGGTAAGCCACAACGGCAGATAGTTGCTGAGGACTGAACTTTGCGAAGCAAGCCCTTGCCCGCGAGCCCATCGTACCTCCACCCCACATCTTTGCTATTTTCTTGCGCTCGCCCTGCGGCGTCAGGGATGAACACAAGCGTGCTACCGGATCGTAACTGTCTAAATCACCCCGAATGTCAGCAATTATGTACGCAGGCAGGTAAAACCGAAGAGCATTATCCGAGAAAAAGGACAGTGCGGTTCCCCACCCGTCCGGCGCTTGATTGAGAAACGCCACGTCCAATTGCTTCCAATCGGTCTTTCCGCGAAAGTCGTTTACGAGAGCCCGGGGTTCTTCACCATAAGAAGAGTCAGTCAGGTCATCATCACCGGGATATTCGACCTCCGCGAATGCACGTTCGACTTTATCAATCAGATGTTCATCGAGGTGACGTGAGTTT
Above is a window of Anderseniella sp. Alg231-50 DNA encoding:
- a CDS encoding DUF6714 family protein; this encodes MKNSRHLDEHLIDKVERAFAEVEYPGDDDLTDSSYGEEPRALVNDFRGKTDWKQLDVAFLNQAPDGWGTALSFFSDNALRFYLPAYIIADIRGDLDSYDPVARLCSSLTPQGERKKIAKMWGGGTMGSRARACFAKFSPQQLSAVVAYLRWKLDARAGHDPTIEQALENYWLEHDVVP
- a CDS encoding trimethylamine methyltransferase family protein, encoding MSTREGGRRRARRGSRPDRSSGQLPEPIGVFRNPLPPVELLGQDDLNRLIDAAFRVLQESGLEFLSARCLDILEKNGCKVDRETGVARMDRATVEHFVGLAPESFAVHGRNPERNTVMGGNYINFNTVGSPPNINDLDDGRRPGTYQALVDLVKLNHALGVCHTMGGSIVEPMDLPVPTRHLDNAYAILKYTDRSAFVRTVSEFRAMDAIEMVAIARDVGLDQLKSECSLLTSFNVNSPRRVDEELLEGLLCFGEYGQAVAVTPFTLAGAMSPVTVAGALVQQTAEALAVIALSQMANPGAPVLFGGFTSNVDMKSGAPAFGTPEYVKAVLIGGQIARYFKLPYRSSNVNASNCVDAQSTYETAMSLWAVIMGHANVVHHGLGWLEGGLSASMEKCVIDAEMIRQWIASLAPMDMSDEALGVEAIAGVEPGGHFFGEQHTLARFETAFYQPMVSDWRNFENWEEAGSKTATERANVVWKQMLEAYEEPPMDEAVDEALKDYMNRRKHELKDVQP